The following coding sequences lie in one Panicum virgatum strain AP13 chromosome 6N, P.virgatum_v5, whole genome shotgun sequence genomic window:
- the LOC120679362 gene encoding myosin-11-like isoform X2, whose translation MGTKVNIIVGSHVWAEDPAICWVDGEVVKINGEEAEIQATNGKKIVANLSKLYPKDMEAAAGGVDDMTKLSYLHEPGVLQNLSTRYELNEIYTYTGNILIAVNPFQRLPHLYDPHMMQQYKGAPFGELSPHVFAVADVAYRAMINENKSNAILVSGESGAGKTETTKMLMRYLAYLGGRAATEGRTVEQQVLESNPVLEAFGNAKTVRNNNSSRFGKFVEIQFDKHGRISGAAIRTYLLERSRVCQISDPERNYHCFYLLCAAPQEEVEKYKLGSPKTFHYLNQSNCYELVGVSDAHEYLATRRAMDIVGISTQEQDAIFRVVAAILHIGNIEFSKGKEVDSSVLKDEKSKFHLETTAELLMCNPGALEDALCKRVMVTPEEVIKRSLDPYNATVSRDGLAKTIYSRLFDWLVDKINSSIGQDASSKCLIGVLDIYGFESFKSNSFEQFCINYTNEKLQQHFNQHVFKMEQEEYTKEQIDWSYIEFVDNQDVLDLIEKKPGGVIALLDEACMFPKSTHETFAQKLYQTFQRHKRFVKPKLSRTDFTICHYAGEVLYQSDQFLDKNKDYVVAEHQELLSASKCSFISGLFPPLPEETSKSSKFSSIGARFKQQLQALMDTLNSTEPHYIRCVKPNNVLKPAIFENVNVMQQLRCGGVLEAIRISCAGYPTRRTFYEFLHRFGILAPEALEGNSDEKAACKKILEKKGLAGFQIGKTKVFLRAGQMAELDARRTEVLSAAAKTIQGKMRTHIMRKKFLSLRKASVCVQAIWRGRLACKQYDNMRREAAAIKVQKNQRRHQARRSYKLQYASVLVVQTALRAMAARNEFRFKKQSKAAVTIQARYRCHRAHSYHRKFKCAAIVAQCRWRGRIARKELKKLKMEARETGALKEAKDKLEKKVEELTWRVQLEKRLRTDLEEAKAQELSKLQSSMETLQAKLEEANTMLVKEREAAKTIVEAPPVVQETQVVIQDTEKIDSLTTEVQELKISLQSEKQRADDLEKKCSEEERANEEKQKRLEETEIKMRQFQDYLRRLEEKLANVESENKVLRQQAVSMAPSKILSGRSKSNLQRSSENVQVSSNDPKIILESNNTSSPKKEYDIDDKPQKSLNEKQQENQDLLIRCIAQHLGYAGNRPVAACIIYKCLLHWRSFEVERTSVFDRIIQTIGHAIETQDNNEVLAYWLSNASTLLLLLQRTLKASGSTGMAPQRRRSSSATLFGRMTQSFRGTPQGVNLSLINGSMVSGVETLRQVEAKYPALLFKQQLTAYVEKIYGMIRDNLKKEISPLLGLCIQAPRTSRASLMKGSSRSNTNTAAQQALIAHWQGIVKSLGNFLNILKVNNVPPFLVRKVFTQIFSFINVQLFNSLLLRRECCSFSNGEYVKAGLAELEHWCYRATDEYAGSAWDELKHIRQAIGFLVIHQKPKKTLDEISHDLCPVLSIQQLYRISTMYWDDKYGTHSVSPEVISNMRVLMTEDSNNPVSNSFLLDDDSSIPFSVDDISKSMQQIDISDIEPPPLIRENSGFVFLLPPPE comes from the exons ATG GGGACTAAAGTTAATATAATTGTGGGCTCTCATGTGTGGGCTGAGGACCCTGCTATCTGCTGGGTCGATGGAGAGGTGGTTAAAATCAATGGCGAAGAGGCGGAGATCCAAGCAACCAATGGGAAAAAG ATCGTTGCAAATTTGTCAAAACTATATCCCAAAGATATGGAAGCAGCTGCTGGTGGAGTTGATGACATGACAAAACTTTCCTATCTCCATGAACCAGGAGTGCTGCAGAATTTGTCGACCAGATATGAGCTTAATGAAATCTAT ACATACACTGGCAATATTCTCATTGCTGTCAATCCTTTCCAAAGATTGCCCCATTTATATGATCCCCATATGATGCAACAGTATAAGGGAGCACCATTTGGAGAATTAAGTCCACATGTTTTTGCTGTGGCAGATGTTGCATACAG GGCGATGATTAATGAAAATAAGAGCAACGCCATTCTTGTGAGTGGTGAGAGTGGTGCTGGAAAAACAGAGACAACAAAAATGCTTATGAGGTATCTTGCCTATTTGGGTGGCCGAGCTGCAACTGAAGGAAGAACAGTAGAGCAACAAGTTCTTGAA TCAAATCCAGTTCTTGAAGCTTTTGGCAATGCAAAAACTGTCAGAAATAATAATTCTAG TCGATTTGGTAAGTTCGTCGAGATTCAGTTTGATAAGCATGGGAGAATATCAGGTGCTGCGATCAGAACATACCTTCTTGAAAGGTCACGTGTATGCCAAATATCTGACCCAGAGCGCAATTACCACTGCTTTTATCTCCTTTGCGCAGCACCTCAGGAG GAGGTTGAAAAGTACAAATTGGGAAGTCCCAAGACTTTTCATTATCTCAATCAATCAAATTGTTATGAGTTGGTTGGAGTAAGCGATGCCCACGAATATTTGGCGACCAGAAGAGCAATGGATATTGTTGGCATCAGTACTCAAGAACAA GATGCTATTTTTAGGGTTGTTGCTGCTATCCTTCATATTGGCAATATTGAATTTTCCAAGGGGAAAGAAGTTGATTCGTCAGTCTTGAAAGATGAAAAATCAAAGTTTCATCTTGAAACAACTGCTGAGCTTCTTAT GTGTAATCCTGGAGCCCTGGAAGATGCACTTTGTAAGCGTGTCATGGTAACACCAGAAGAGGTTATAAAAAGGAGTCTTGATCCTTACAATGCTACTGTTAGCAGGGATGGCCTGGCAAAGACAATATATTCTCGCTTGTTTGACTG GCTTGTTGATAAAATCAATAGTTCCATTGGGCAAGATGCTAGCTCTAAATGTCTTATTGGTGTCCTGGACATCTATGGTTTTGAGAGCTTCAAGTCAAACAG TTTTGAGCAATTCTGTATTAATTATACAAATGAGAAGTTGCAACAACATTTCAATCAG CACGTTTTCAAGATGGAACAAGAGGAGTACACTAAAGAACAAATTGATTGGAGCTACATTGAATTTGTTGATAATCAAGATGTTCTTGACCTTATTGAGAAG AAGCCTGGGGGTGTGATTGCACTTCTTGATGAGGCATG TATGTTTCCCAAGTCAACACACGAGACGTTTGCCCAGAAGCTTTACCAGACTTTTCAAAGACACAAACGTTTTGTCAAACCAAAGCTATCTCGCACTGACTTTACAATCTGCCACTATGCTGGAGAG GTGTTGTACCAGTCTGATCAATTCCTTGACAAAAATAAAGACTATGTTGTGGCAGAGCACCAGGAACTGCTAAGTGCTTCTAAATGCTCATTCATCTCTGGATTATTTCCACCTCTTCCAGAGGAGACATCTAAATCTTCCAAGTTCTCTTCCATTGGAGCACGCTTTAAG CAACAACTTCAAGCCCTTATGGATACATTGAATTCTACAGAACCTCATTATATTAGATGCGTGAAGCCAAATAATGTGCTAAAACCAGCAATTTTTGAGAATGTTAATGTCATGCAACAGTTGCGTTGTGGT GGTGTACTTGAGGCAATCAGAATTAGCTGTGCCGGGTATCCTACACGTCGCACATTTTATGAGTTTTTGCATCGATTTGGAATACTTGCACCAGAGGCCCTCGAAGGAAA TAGCGACGAAAAGGCTGCATGCAAGAAGATTTTGGAAAAGAAGGGGCTTGCGGGCTTTCAG ATAGGGAAAACAAAAGTTTTCCTGAGAGCCGGTCAGATGGCTGAATTAGATGCTAGGAGGACTGAAGTACTCAGTGCTGCGGCAAAAACAATCCAGGGGAAGATGCGGACACATATAATGCGGAAGAAGTTCCTTTCCTTGAGGAAGGCATCTGTATGTGTTCAGGCAATATGGAGAG GAAGACTGGCTTGTAAACAATATGATAACATGCGAAGGGAAGCAGCTGCCATCAAAGTTCAGAAAAATCAACGTAGGCATCAGGCAAGAAGGTCCTACAAACTACAATATGCTTCCGTTCTTGTTGTGCAAACTGCATTGCGAGCAATGGCAGCAAGAAATGAGTTCAGATTTAAGAAGCAATCTAAGGCAGCAGTTACGATTCAG GCTCGTTATAGGTGCCACAGGGCTCATTCCTACCATAGGAAGTTTAAATGTGCAGCCATTGTTGCACAATGCAGATGGAGGGGGAGAATTGCAAGGAAAGAACTCAAGAAACTCAAAATG GAAGCAAGAGAAACAGGTGCCCTCAAAGAAGCAAAGGACAAACTTGAAAAGAAAGTAGAAGAACTTACATGGCGCGTACAGTTAGAGAAACGGTTAAGG ACTGACCTGGAAGAAGCAAAAGCTCAGGAGTTGTCAAAATTGCAGAGCTCTATGGAAACGTTGCAAGCTAAATTGGAGGAGGCAAATACAATGCTTGTCAAGGAACGGGAAGCTGCTAAGACTATTGTAGAGGCACCTCCTGTAGTGCAGGAAACTCAGGTTGTCATCCAAGACACCGAAAAGATTGATTCCTTGACAACAGAGGTGCAAGAACTTAAG ATCTCATTACAATCAGAAAAACAGAGAGCTGATGATTTAGAGAAGAAATGCTCTGAAGAAGAACGAGCAAATGAAGAAAAGCAAAAGAGACTAGAAGAGACTGAAATAAAAATGCGCCAATTTCAGGACTACCTGAgaag GCTAGAGGAGAAACTCGCTAATGTCGAATCTGAAAATAAAGTACTCCGTCAGCAAGCTGTCTCAATGGCTCCAAGCAAAATTCTATCTGGCCGCTCCAAGTCCAATTTACAA AGGAGTTCTGAAAATGTTCAAGTATCAAGCAATGATCCAAAAATAATTCTA GAGTCCAATAATACGTCCTCTCCGAAAAAGGAATATGACATTGATGACAAGCCACAAAAATCTCTTAATGAGAAGCAACAG GAAAACCAAGATCTATTAATTAGGTGCATCGCTCAGCATTTAGGCTATGCTGGGAACCGGCCAGTTGCTGCTTGTATAATATACAAATGCCTTCTTCATTGGAGATCATTTGAAGTAGAGCGGACAAGTGTTTTTGATCGCATCATTCAAACCATAGGACATGCAATTGAG ACACAAGACAACAATGAAGTTTTAGCATATTGGCTTTCAAATGCTTCAACACTATTGTTATTGCTTCAAAGGACATTAAAGGCTAGTGGATCAACCGGTATGGCTCCACAGCGTCGACGATCGTCATCTGCTACACTTTTTGGACGAATGACACAG AGCTTCAGAGGAACTCCACAGGGTGTAAATCTTTCTCTCATAAATGGAAGCATGGTTAGTGGAGTTGAGACACTGAGACAAGTTGAAGCCAAGTATCCCGCTTTACTGTTTAAACAACAGCTTACAGCATATGTGGAGAAGATATATGGAATGATTCGGGATAATTTGAAGAAAGAGATTTCTCCCTTGCTTGGTTTGTGTATTCAG GCCCCAAGGACATCAAGGGCAAGCTTAATGAAAGGATCTTCACGTTCAAACACCAATACTGCTGCCCAACAAGCTTTAATTGCTCACTGGCAAGGGATTGTGAAGAGCCTAGGAAATTTCTTGAACATACTGAAAGTGAACAAT GTTCCTCCTTTCTTGGTCCGAAAAGTATTCACTCAAATATTCTCATTTATTAACGTACAACTATTTAACAG TTTGCTATTGCGAAGGGAGTGCTGTTCATTCAGTAATGGCGAATATGTAAAAGCGGGATTAGCTGAACTTGAACATTGGTGCTATAGGGCTACTGATGAG TATGCAGGTTCAGCTTGGGATGAGCTTAAACATATTAGACAAGCTATTGGTTTCCTG GTAATTCatcaaaagccaaaaaaaaCACTGGATGAAATAAGTCACGACCTTTGTCCG GTGCTTAGTATACAACAACTATACAGAATTAGTACTATGTACTGGGATGACAAGTATGGAACACATAGTGTCTCGCCAGAG GTTATATCAAACATGAGAGTGTTAATGACAGAAGATTCCAACAATCCTGTAAGCAATTCATTTCTGCTAGATGATGACTCAAG TATACCATTCTCCGTCGATGACATATCCAAATCCATGCAACAGATTGACATATCTGACATTGAGCCACCTCCATTGATACGGGAGAACTCGGGCTTTGTATTCTTGTTGCCACCACCTGAATAG
- the LOC120679362 gene encoding myosin-11-like isoform X1 codes for MGTKVNIIVGSHVWAEDPAICWVDGEVVKINGEEAEIQATNGKKIVANLSKLYPKDMEAAAGGVDDMTKLSYLHEPGVLQNLSTRYELNEIYTYTGNILIAVNPFQRLPHLYDPHMMQQYKGAPFGELSPHVFAVADVAYRAMINENKSNAILVSGESGAGKTETTKMLMRYLAYLGGRAATEGRTVEQQVLESNPVLEAFGNAKTVRNNNSSRFGKFVEIQFDKHGRISGAAIRTYLLERSRVCQISDPERNYHCFYLLCAAPQEEVEKYKLGSPKTFHYLNQSNCYELVGVSDAHEYLATRRAMDIVGISTQEQDAIFRVVAAILHIGNIEFSKGKEVDSSVLKDEKSKFHLETTAELLMCNPGALEDALCKRVMVTPEEVIKRSLDPYNATVSRDGLAKTIYSRLFDWLVDKINSSIGQDASSKCLIGVLDIYGFESFKSNSFEQFCINYTNEKLQQHFNQHVFKMEQEEYTKEQIDWSYIEFVDNQDVLDLIEKKPGGVIALLDEACMFPKSTHETFAQKLYQTFQRHKRFVKPKLSRTDFTICHYAGEVLYQSDQFLDKNKDYVVAEHQELLSASKCSFISGLFPPLPEETSKSSKFSSIGARFKQQLQALMDTLNSTEPHYIRCVKPNNVLKPAIFENVNVMQQLRCGGVLEAIRISCAGYPTRRTFYEFLHRFGILAPEALEGNSSDEKAACKKILEKKGLAGFQIGKTKVFLRAGQMAELDARRTEVLSAAAKTIQGKMRTHIMRKKFLSLRKASVCVQAIWRGRLACKQYDNMRREAAAIKVQKNQRRHQARRSYKLQYASVLVVQTALRAMAARNEFRFKKQSKAAVTIQARYRCHRAHSYHRKFKCAAIVAQCRWRGRIARKELKKLKMEARETGALKEAKDKLEKKVEELTWRVQLEKRLRTDLEEAKAQELSKLQSSMETLQAKLEEANTMLVKEREAAKTIVEAPPVVQETQVVIQDTEKIDSLTTEVQELKISLQSEKQRADDLEKKCSEEERANEEKQKRLEETEIKMRQFQDYLRRLEEKLANVESENKVLRQQAVSMAPSKILSGRSKSNLQRSSENVQVSSNDPKIILESNNTSSPKKEYDIDDKPQKSLNEKQQENQDLLIRCIAQHLGYAGNRPVAACIIYKCLLHWRSFEVERTSVFDRIIQTIGHAIETQDNNEVLAYWLSNASTLLLLLQRTLKASGSTGMAPQRRRSSSATLFGRMTQSFRGTPQGVNLSLINGSMVSGVETLRQVEAKYPALLFKQQLTAYVEKIYGMIRDNLKKEISPLLGLCIQAPRTSRASLMKGSSRSNTNTAAQQALIAHWQGIVKSLGNFLNILKVNNVPPFLVRKVFTQIFSFINVQLFNSLLLRRECCSFSNGEYVKAGLAELEHWCYRATDEYAGSAWDELKHIRQAIGFLVIHQKPKKTLDEISHDLCPVLSIQQLYRISTMYWDDKYGTHSVSPEVISNMRVLMTEDSNNPVSNSFLLDDDSSIPFSVDDISKSMQQIDISDIEPPPLIRENSGFVFLLPPPE; via the exons ATG GGGACTAAAGTTAATATAATTGTGGGCTCTCATGTGTGGGCTGAGGACCCTGCTATCTGCTGGGTCGATGGAGAGGTGGTTAAAATCAATGGCGAAGAGGCGGAGATCCAAGCAACCAATGGGAAAAAG ATCGTTGCAAATTTGTCAAAACTATATCCCAAAGATATGGAAGCAGCTGCTGGTGGAGTTGATGACATGACAAAACTTTCCTATCTCCATGAACCAGGAGTGCTGCAGAATTTGTCGACCAGATATGAGCTTAATGAAATCTAT ACATACACTGGCAATATTCTCATTGCTGTCAATCCTTTCCAAAGATTGCCCCATTTATATGATCCCCATATGATGCAACAGTATAAGGGAGCACCATTTGGAGAATTAAGTCCACATGTTTTTGCTGTGGCAGATGTTGCATACAG GGCGATGATTAATGAAAATAAGAGCAACGCCATTCTTGTGAGTGGTGAGAGTGGTGCTGGAAAAACAGAGACAACAAAAATGCTTATGAGGTATCTTGCCTATTTGGGTGGCCGAGCTGCAACTGAAGGAAGAACAGTAGAGCAACAAGTTCTTGAA TCAAATCCAGTTCTTGAAGCTTTTGGCAATGCAAAAACTGTCAGAAATAATAATTCTAG TCGATTTGGTAAGTTCGTCGAGATTCAGTTTGATAAGCATGGGAGAATATCAGGTGCTGCGATCAGAACATACCTTCTTGAAAGGTCACGTGTATGCCAAATATCTGACCCAGAGCGCAATTACCACTGCTTTTATCTCCTTTGCGCAGCACCTCAGGAG GAGGTTGAAAAGTACAAATTGGGAAGTCCCAAGACTTTTCATTATCTCAATCAATCAAATTGTTATGAGTTGGTTGGAGTAAGCGATGCCCACGAATATTTGGCGACCAGAAGAGCAATGGATATTGTTGGCATCAGTACTCAAGAACAA GATGCTATTTTTAGGGTTGTTGCTGCTATCCTTCATATTGGCAATATTGAATTTTCCAAGGGGAAAGAAGTTGATTCGTCAGTCTTGAAAGATGAAAAATCAAAGTTTCATCTTGAAACAACTGCTGAGCTTCTTAT GTGTAATCCTGGAGCCCTGGAAGATGCACTTTGTAAGCGTGTCATGGTAACACCAGAAGAGGTTATAAAAAGGAGTCTTGATCCTTACAATGCTACTGTTAGCAGGGATGGCCTGGCAAAGACAATATATTCTCGCTTGTTTGACTG GCTTGTTGATAAAATCAATAGTTCCATTGGGCAAGATGCTAGCTCTAAATGTCTTATTGGTGTCCTGGACATCTATGGTTTTGAGAGCTTCAAGTCAAACAG TTTTGAGCAATTCTGTATTAATTATACAAATGAGAAGTTGCAACAACATTTCAATCAG CACGTTTTCAAGATGGAACAAGAGGAGTACACTAAAGAACAAATTGATTGGAGCTACATTGAATTTGTTGATAATCAAGATGTTCTTGACCTTATTGAGAAG AAGCCTGGGGGTGTGATTGCACTTCTTGATGAGGCATG TATGTTTCCCAAGTCAACACACGAGACGTTTGCCCAGAAGCTTTACCAGACTTTTCAAAGACACAAACGTTTTGTCAAACCAAAGCTATCTCGCACTGACTTTACAATCTGCCACTATGCTGGAGAG GTGTTGTACCAGTCTGATCAATTCCTTGACAAAAATAAAGACTATGTTGTGGCAGAGCACCAGGAACTGCTAAGTGCTTCTAAATGCTCATTCATCTCTGGATTATTTCCACCTCTTCCAGAGGAGACATCTAAATCTTCCAAGTTCTCTTCCATTGGAGCACGCTTTAAG CAACAACTTCAAGCCCTTATGGATACATTGAATTCTACAGAACCTCATTATATTAGATGCGTGAAGCCAAATAATGTGCTAAAACCAGCAATTTTTGAGAATGTTAATGTCATGCAACAGTTGCGTTGTGGT GGTGTACTTGAGGCAATCAGAATTAGCTGTGCCGGGTATCCTACACGTCGCACATTTTATGAGTTTTTGCATCGATTTGGAATACTTGCACCAGAGGCCCTCGAAGGAAA TAGTAGCGACGAAAAGGCTGCATGCAAGAAGATTTTGGAAAAGAAGGGGCTTGCGGGCTTTCAG ATAGGGAAAACAAAAGTTTTCCTGAGAGCCGGTCAGATGGCTGAATTAGATGCTAGGAGGACTGAAGTACTCAGTGCTGCGGCAAAAACAATCCAGGGGAAGATGCGGACACATATAATGCGGAAGAAGTTCCTTTCCTTGAGGAAGGCATCTGTATGTGTTCAGGCAATATGGAGAG GAAGACTGGCTTGTAAACAATATGATAACATGCGAAGGGAAGCAGCTGCCATCAAAGTTCAGAAAAATCAACGTAGGCATCAGGCAAGAAGGTCCTACAAACTACAATATGCTTCCGTTCTTGTTGTGCAAACTGCATTGCGAGCAATGGCAGCAAGAAATGAGTTCAGATTTAAGAAGCAATCTAAGGCAGCAGTTACGATTCAG GCTCGTTATAGGTGCCACAGGGCTCATTCCTACCATAGGAAGTTTAAATGTGCAGCCATTGTTGCACAATGCAGATGGAGGGGGAGAATTGCAAGGAAAGAACTCAAGAAACTCAAAATG GAAGCAAGAGAAACAGGTGCCCTCAAAGAAGCAAAGGACAAACTTGAAAAGAAAGTAGAAGAACTTACATGGCGCGTACAGTTAGAGAAACGGTTAAGG ACTGACCTGGAAGAAGCAAAAGCTCAGGAGTTGTCAAAATTGCAGAGCTCTATGGAAACGTTGCAAGCTAAATTGGAGGAGGCAAATACAATGCTTGTCAAGGAACGGGAAGCTGCTAAGACTATTGTAGAGGCACCTCCTGTAGTGCAGGAAACTCAGGTTGTCATCCAAGACACCGAAAAGATTGATTCCTTGACAACAGAGGTGCAAGAACTTAAG ATCTCATTACAATCAGAAAAACAGAGAGCTGATGATTTAGAGAAGAAATGCTCTGAAGAAGAACGAGCAAATGAAGAAAAGCAAAAGAGACTAGAAGAGACTGAAATAAAAATGCGCCAATTTCAGGACTACCTGAgaag GCTAGAGGAGAAACTCGCTAATGTCGAATCTGAAAATAAAGTACTCCGTCAGCAAGCTGTCTCAATGGCTCCAAGCAAAATTCTATCTGGCCGCTCCAAGTCCAATTTACAA AGGAGTTCTGAAAATGTTCAAGTATCAAGCAATGATCCAAAAATAATTCTA GAGTCCAATAATACGTCCTCTCCGAAAAAGGAATATGACATTGATGACAAGCCACAAAAATCTCTTAATGAGAAGCAACAG GAAAACCAAGATCTATTAATTAGGTGCATCGCTCAGCATTTAGGCTATGCTGGGAACCGGCCAGTTGCTGCTTGTATAATATACAAATGCCTTCTTCATTGGAGATCATTTGAAGTAGAGCGGACAAGTGTTTTTGATCGCATCATTCAAACCATAGGACATGCAATTGAG ACACAAGACAACAATGAAGTTTTAGCATATTGGCTTTCAAATGCTTCAACACTATTGTTATTGCTTCAAAGGACATTAAAGGCTAGTGGATCAACCGGTATGGCTCCACAGCGTCGACGATCGTCATCTGCTACACTTTTTGGACGAATGACACAG AGCTTCAGAGGAACTCCACAGGGTGTAAATCTTTCTCTCATAAATGGAAGCATGGTTAGTGGAGTTGAGACACTGAGACAAGTTGAAGCCAAGTATCCCGCTTTACTGTTTAAACAACAGCTTACAGCATATGTGGAGAAGATATATGGAATGATTCGGGATAATTTGAAGAAAGAGATTTCTCCCTTGCTTGGTTTGTGTATTCAG GCCCCAAGGACATCAAGGGCAAGCTTAATGAAAGGATCTTCACGTTCAAACACCAATACTGCTGCCCAACAAGCTTTAATTGCTCACTGGCAAGGGATTGTGAAGAGCCTAGGAAATTTCTTGAACATACTGAAAGTGAACAAT GTTCCTCCTTTCTTGGTCCGAAAAGTATTCACTCAAATATTCTCATTTATTAACGTACAACTATTTAACAG TTTGCTATTGCGAAGGGAGTGCTGTTCATTCAGTAATGGCGAATATGTAAAAGCGGGATTAGCTGAACTTGAACATTGGTGCTATAGGGCTACTGATGAG TATGCAGGTTCAGCTTGGGATGAGCTTAAACATATTAGACAAGCTATTGGTTTCCTG GTAATTCatcaaaagccaaaaaaaaCACTGGATGAAATAAGTCACGACCTTTGTCCG GTGCTTAGTATACAACAACTATACAGAATTAGTACTATGTACTGGGATGACAAGTATGGAACACATAGTGTCTCGCCAGAG GTTATATCAAACATGAGAGTGTTAATGACAGAAGATTCCAACAATCCTGTAAGCAATTCATTTCTGCTAGATGATGACTCAAG TATACCATTCTCCGTCGATGACATATCCAAATCCATGCAACAGATTGACATATCTGACATTGAGCCACCTCCATTGATACGGGAGAACTCGGGCTTTGTATTCTTGTTGCCACCACCTGAATAG